Genomic segment of Euwallacea fornicatus isolate EFF26 chromosome 11, ASM4011564v1, whole genome shotgun sequence:
GACTTTATTATACCCTTCCCCTGCATCCTTAGGCTTATCCTGAACATaacaagcaaaaaaaaaaaaaaggttttgttAGAGAATTCTCCAAACACAAATTTTTGCACCTCAAACGAAAATGGAAAACCCAGAATTACATTATTCTGGAGCATAAGTAATAAGTGAACAATATACTTTGCaaagataaatttcaattaaatttacatgtgGGTAGCAATCTTCTGTATCCCTTGGATTGAAAAAGGTACATATTTTTTGCTTGTAACGACAATCGTGCAGAAATGTAAATGGTGCATGCAGGCCTAAAACTAGCACTGCAAAAGAATGCGATGTTTCCAgagagtattaaatttttactagGAAAATATTGCTGAGGAGTGGTGCTACGCAAAGTCCAGCATCTATTTATTGTGATTACAAACTTTATCACTTTGTTGGGCATTATTGCTAATAATAGCTattgaaataatgaattaaactTCTATTTTACCTCTTTATTGTATGTCATTATTATTAGTGAAGTAGGaacaatatttacataaatgaATGACAATATTGGAACAAAGAACACTGTAAAAACTTACAAGAATTAATCTCCACCTTATAAACCACCAAAAAAAAGGAACATTCAGTTCTAAAATTTCCTCATGACTTGAAATTTTAGAACCGAAATCCTTAAACAGAACCTATTCCTGCCTGCCTTTTGCCAATTTGACTTGGGGATGGTACGTTTGCCGAAATCGTGTTTAAGCAATCAACACGTAAATCATTCTGCAACAAACAGGTTAATGCTAGAGATTTCGGTTCTATGATGAATTAATATACAAAGTCATGTTTGCTCAAGACTCCAGAGATATCCTTTCTAAAGCCATTACGTACCCATATAAATAATAGAAGAAGGAAATTAGGTAAAATGCAAGTTTGATCCAGCCCTCCCTTTGACACAGCGTTAACTGGTCCGCATTCATAATACTGGTTGGGTCATAGATCCCCATGTAAGAAGACATAACCGGCCTAGTGCGGTACCTGTGTATGTGGTACAATATCAGCGGTAAATTTAGCAAGAATGGTAACCATTCTCTGGAAAACACGAGGAGTAGGTTGAAGATCAAGTGCACTATGTACTCAGGTAGAACCAACTATAAATAACAAGCCCAATAGTAGAACAAGAGAGTTTCTGCGTGCTTGAATTAGAACTTACCGGGTTTAGTGCATTACATTGATCTATAGGGTTTTTGTAATCGGTTTTTAGTTCGTCAAAAGCAATCACATGGAATAATGAAAAGAATATAAGAAAAGCGTCTGCTATGAGGGC
This window contains:
- the cni gene encoding protein cornichon isoform X1 gives rise to the protein MVFNFAAFSYIIALIADAFLIFFSLFHVIAFDELKTDYKNPIDQCNALNPLVLPEYIVHLIFNLLLVFSREWLPFLLNLPLILYHIHRYRTRPVMSSYMGIYDPTSIMNADQLTLCQREGWIKLAFYLISFFYYLYGYVMALERISLES
- the cni gene encoding protein cornichon isoform X2, with translation MVFNFAAFSYIIALIADAFLIFFSLFHVIAFDELKTDYKNPIDQCNALNPLVLPEYIVHLIFNLLLVFSREWLPFLLNLPLILYHIHRYRTRPVMSSYMGIYDPTSIMNADQLTLCQREGWIKLAFYLISFFYYLYGMIYVLIA